A region from the Triticum urartu cultivar G1812 chromosome 1, Tu2.1, whole genome shotgun sequence genome encodes:
- the LOC125531602 gene encoding uncharacterized protein LOC125531602: MARAFFHTPQRQHHLAELRIEGDQSPIAFSDPCAAGRKRRCLFPAFSPRKKILVDLPPFSSAPAPSPPPSGGRTVSVFSSALSPSSGSNGSFAFCALPEQPSPKGSNRSGAFAFLTSPERSLTPMGSTASSGFGVFSSRPSLSPGHGGSNGTGAIASLAPPTPTRTGSNGNDGGEPVFLASPNTALGRKDSSTSAADKVLSPVGPRISGGGDLVFSPPLVLTASRTSASPERKPEGSTLWSRRRGNKRQLEEQLQVTVPLKKVAKTEALAIGDPTRRAALSVSSTRPCCAFVNSPAKAINQEANKDILAASGASCSSSPYQSPAGTICTFDASPTRPLEKASKRESEGGDGHGAAACPGAEVVVCVTCSCGARKEFCFDHRH, encoded by the exons ATGGCCCGCGCTTTCTTCCACACCCCGCAGCGGCAGCACCACCTCGCCGAGCTCCGCATTGAGGGCGACCAGTCGCCGATCGCCTTCTCCGACCCCTGCGCCGCCGGCCGCAAGCGCCGCTGCCTCTTCCCCGCCTTCTCCCCGCGCAAGAAGATTTTGGTCGACCTGCCCCCCTTCTCCTCCGCGCCCGCGCCTTCCCCGCCACCCAGCGGCGGCCGCACCGTCAGCGTTTTCTCGTCGGCGCTGTCGCCTTCCAGCGGAAGCAACGGAAGCTTCGCGTTCTGCGCTTTGCCGGAGCAGCCATCGCCCAAGGGCTCCAACCGCAGCGGCGCCTTCGCGTTCTTGACTTCGCCGGAGCGGTCGCTGACACCCATGGGTTCCACCGCCAGCAGCGGTTTTGGGGTCTTTTCTTCTCGGCCGTCGTTATCTCCCGGCCACGGGGGCTCCAACGGAACCGGCGCCATCGCGTCCTTGGCTCCCCCGACGCCGACGCGCACGGGATCCAACGGCAACGACGGCGGGGAACCGGTGTTCCTGGCTTCTCCGAACACGGCGCTCGGGCGGAAAGATTCTTCAACGTCTGCGGCAGACAAGGTATTGTCTCCCGTGGGTCCCCGGATCAGCGGCGGTGGCGAtctcgtcttctcgccgccactCGTCCTCACGGCCTCCCGGACGTCGGCATCTCCGGAGCGGAAGCCCGAGGGGAGCACCCTCTGGTCACGGCGCCGCGGGAACAAGCGGCAGTTGGAAGAGCAGCTGCAGGTCACCGTGCCGCTGAAGAAGGTCGCCAAGACGGAAGCGCTGGCCATCGGCGACCCTACCCGTCGCGCCGCCCTGTCCGTGTCGTCGACCAGGCCGTGCTGCGCGTTCGTCAATTCGCCGGCGAAGGCGATCAATCAG GAAGCCAACAAGGACATCCTCGCCGCCAGCGGCGCATCCTGCTCCTCATCGCCGTATCAGTCACCGGCGGGAACGATCTGCACGTTCGACGCATCGCCAACAAGGCCGCTGGAGAAGGCGAGCAAGCGG GAGAGCGAGGGCGGAGATGGCCATGGAGCGGCGGCGTGCCCAGGCGCCGAGGTGGTGGTGTGCGTGACCTGCTCGTGCGGTGCCCGGAAGGAGTTCTGCTTCGACCACCGCCACTGA